The following coding sequences are from one Lolium rigidum isolate FL_2022 chromosome 6, APGP_CSIRO_Lrig_0.1, whole genome shotgun sequence window:
- the LOC124661722 gene encoding probable ion channel POLLUX, protein MAESDGGEADPGAARRANAGDGASPDPPRPQRPQLTKSRTISVSSPSATAASTAADRLRAGGREGLLARRSTTGPLPPVDALAPRRLTVAVDDPSHSASPPNAGVLDRDWCYPSFLGAHVTRPRAPRQQQQQTPPTAGRRNPSTSGPAPQPRRAQRDEEKRLASLVKLPPLLGERRPLSPPPPLPPPRARRFDLSPYCLLLLLVVTVTSSALALWQWIKVLSLQEKIRACGAANAVDSEDETSVLTDPGSNFVTSANWNFVPMLALAIPAFLFKYGDQLRRSRANSIRTRNTEEEVPLEKRIAYKVDVFFSGHPYAKLLALLLATVILIASGGIALFAVSGSGFLEALWLSWTFVADSGNHADQVGLGPRIVSVSISSGGMLVFATMLGLVSDAISEKVDSWRKGRSEVIETNHILILGWSDKLGSLLKQLAIANKSIGGGVVVVLAERDKEEMEMDIGKLGFDFMGTSVICRSGSPLILADLKKVSVSKARAIIVLASDENADQSDARALRVVLSLTGVKEGLRGHIVVEMSDLDNEPLVKLVGGELIETVVAHDVIGRLMIQCALQPGLAQIWEDILGFENAEFYIKRWPELDGMRFGDVLISFPDAVPCGVKLASKGGKILMNPADDYVLREGDEVLVIAEDDDTYAPAPLAEVHKGFLPNVQIPPKFPEKILFCGWRRDIHDMIMVLEAFLAPGSELWMFNEVPEKEREKKLTDGGMDIFGLTNIKLVHKEGNAVIRRHLESLPLETFDSILILADESVEDSIVQSDSRSLATLLLIRDVQSKRLPSEEVRSPLRQNGFSHSSWIREMQQASDKSIIISEILDSRTRNLVSVSKISDYVLSNELVSMALAMVAEDKQINRVLEELFAEEGNEMCIRSAEFYLYEQEELSFLDIMVRARERDEIVIGYRLAQTDEAIINPEEKSEIRKWSLDDVFVVIANGD, encoded by the exons ATGGCGGAGAGCGACGGCGGAGAGGCGGACCCGGGCGCCGCTCGGCGGGCCAACGCCGGCGACGGCGCCAGCCCCGACCCCCCGCGCCCGCAGCGGCCGCAGCTCACCAAGTCCCGCACCATCTCCgtctcctccccctccgccacggccgcctccaccgccgctgaCAGACTGCGGGCCGGCGGGAGGGAGGGCCTCCTCGCCCGCCGCTCCACCACGGGGCCGCTCCCGCCGGTGGACGCGCTGGCGCCGCGCCGGCTCaccgtcgccgtcgacgacccCTCCCACTCCGCCTCGCCCCCCAACGCCGGCGTGCTCGACCGCGACTGGTGCTACCCCTCCTTCCTCGGCGCGCACGTCACGCGACCGCGCGCGCcgcgacagcagcagcagcagacgcCGCCCACCGCTGGCCGGCGGAACCCTAGCACTAGCGGCCCCGCCCCGCAGCCGCGGAGGGCGCAGCGGGACGAGGAGAAGCGCCTGGCGTCCCTCGTCAAACTGCCGCCGCTGCTGGGGGAGAGGAGGCCGCTCTCGCCCCCGCCTCCGCTTCCCCCGCCGCGCGCCCGCCGATTCGATCTCTCTCCCTACTGCCTCCTTCTC TTGCTGGTCGTAACCGTCACCAGCTCCGCCCTGGCTCTCTGGCAGTGGATCAAAGTGTTGAGCCTCCAG GAGAAGATCAGAGCATGCGGTGCTGCCAATGCcgtggacagcgaggacgaaaccTCGGTTCTCACTGACCCTGGCTCCAATTTTGTTACCTCCGCTAACTGGAACTTCGTTCCGATGCTTGCTCTGGCGATACCGGCATTCCTCTTCAAATACGGCGACCAGCTCCGGCGGAGCAGAGCGAATTCCATCCGgacaagaaacaccgaggaggaaGTGCCGCTGGAGAAGAGGATTGCCTACAAGGTTGACGTGTTCTTCTCGGGGCATCCCTACGCCAAGCTCCTAGCCCTCCTGCTAGCCACCGTGATTCTCATCGCCTCGGGTGGGATCGCGCTGTTTGCTGTCAGCGGGAGCGGATTCCTGGAGGCTCTCTGGCTTTCCTGGACTTTCGTGGCGGATTCAGGGAACCATGCTGACCAGGTTGGTCTGGGCCCTAGGATTGTGTCTGTGTCGATTAGCTCTGGCGGCATGCTGGTGTTTGCCACGATGCTCGGGCTTGTGTCGGATGCCATATCGGAGAAGGTGGATTCTTGGCGTAAGGGAAGAAGCGAGGTGATAGAGACCAACCATATACTTATCCTTGGATGGAGCGATAAGCTG GGCTCTCTTCTGAAGCAGCTAGCTATAGCAAATaaaagtattggtggtggtgtaGTTGTTGTTCTCGCAGAAAGAGATAAGGAAGAGATGGAGATGGACATAGGAAAActtggatttgacttcatgggaacaTCTGTAATATGTAGAAGCGGCAGTCCTCTAATTCTAGCTGATCTGAAGAAG GTTTCTGTTTCCAAAGCCCGTGCTATTATTGTGTTAGCATCTGATGAAAATGCAGACCAA AGTGACGCGCGAGCTTTGCGTGTCGTGCTAAGCCTGACTGGGGTAAAGGAGGGCTTAAGggggcatattgttgtagagatgAGTGACCTTGACAATGAACCTTTAGTGAAATTGGTTGGAGGTGAACTAATTGAAACAGTTGTTGCCCATGATGTGATTGGACGTTTGATGATACAGTGTGCACTCCAACCTGGCTTGGCACAG ATATGGGAGGATATTTTGGGATTTGAAAATGCAGAGTTCTATATTAAAAGATGGCCAGAATTGGATGGCATGCGGTTTGGGGATGTGTTAATCTCATTCCCTGATGCTGTGCCCTGTGGAGTGAAGCTTGCATCAAAAGGTGGAAAGATATTAATGAACCCTGCTGATGATTATGTTTTAAGAGAAGGTGACGAGGTCCTTGTTATAGCAGAAGATGATGATACTTATGCTCCCGCCCCTCTAGCAGAG GTGCATAAGGGTTTTCTGCCTAATGTTCAAATCCCTCCGAAGTTTCCGGAGAAAATTTTGTTCTGTGGTTGGCGACGGGACATCCATGATATGATAATG GTTCTAGAAGCATTTTTGGCTCCAGGTTCTGAATTGTGGATGTTCAATGAGGTGCCAGAGAAAGAGAGGGAGAAAAAGCTGACTGACGGTGGTATGGATATTTTCGGACTAACAAACATTAAACTTGTACACAAAGAAGGGAATGCTGTTATCAGGCGGCACTTAGAAAGCTTGCCTCTTGAGACCTTTGATTCT attttaattcttgcaGATGAGTCAGTGGAGGACTCCATAGTACAGTCAGATTCACGATCCTTAGCTACACTTCTTCTAATCCGTGACGTTCAG TCCAAACGTCTTCCATCGGAGGAGGTAAGATCACCTCTGCGTCAGAATGGCTTCTCTCACAGCTCCTGGATTCGGGAGATGCAGCAGGCATCAGACAAATCAATAATAATCAGTGAAATACTGGACTCGAGAACCAGAAACCTTGTATCTGTCTCCAAAATCAGCGATTACGTTCTATCGAATGAACTTGTCAGTATGGCGTTAGCAATGGTGGCAGAAGACAAGCAAATCAACAGAGTTCTTGAGGAACTTTTCGCTGAGGAG GGCaatgagatgtgcataagatctgCTGAATTTTACCTGTACGAACAGGAGGAACTGAGTTTCCTGGATATAATGGTCAGGGCTCGTGAGAGAGATGAGATTGTGATCGGCTACCGGCTTGCCCAGACCGACGAGGCAATCATCAATCCAGAAGAGAAGTCCGAGATTAGGAAGTGGTCGCTAGACGATGTCTTTGTTGTGATCGCAAATGGTGACTAA
- the LOC124665529 gene encoding serine/threonine-protein kinase SAPK4-like: MDKYETVRDIGSGNFGVARLMRNRDTRELVAVKCIERGHRIDENVYREIINHRSLRHPNIIRFKEVVLTPTNLMIVMEFAAGGELFERICDRGRFSEDEARYFFQQLICGVSYCHHMQICHRDLKLENVLLDGSAAPRLKICDFGYSKSSVLHSRPKSAVGTPAYIAPEVLSRREYDGKLADVWSCGVTLYVMLVGAYPFEDPDDPKNIRKTIQKIMSVSYTIPDHVHISMECKQLMSRIFHQSPARRITMREIKSHPWFLKNLPRELTETAQAMYYRRDNGVPSFSEQTSEEIMKIVQEARTMPKSSRPSYGWGDECSDDEEDKQEEDRPEEKEEEEEDEYDKRVKEVHASGELCMSSLRI; encoded by the exons ATGGACAAGTACGAGACGGTGCGGGACATCGGGTCGGGCAACTTCGGGGTGGCGCGCCTCATGCGCAACCGCGACACCCGCGAGCTCGTCGCCGTCAAGTGCATCGAGCGCGGCCACAGG ATTGACGAGAATGTGTACAGGGAGATCATCAACCACCGCTCGCTGCGCCACCCCAACATCATCCGCTTCAAGGAG GTGGTACTGACGCCAACAAATCTCATGATCGTCATGGAGTTCGCAGCAGGCGGGGAGCTGTTTGAGCGCATCTGTGATCGTGGACGGTTCAGTGAGGACGAG GCCAGATATTTCTTTCAGCAGCTGATCTGTGGTGTGAGCTACTGCCATCACATG CAAATATGCCATAGAGATTTGAAGCTGGAGAATGTTCTCTTGGATGGCAGCGCAGCTCCTCGCCTCAAAATATGCGATTTTGGCTACTCCAAG TCGTCAGTATTGCATTCAAGGCCCAAATCAGCAGTCGGGACACCAGCATATATTGCACCGGAGGTGCTATCTCGCCGGGAGTATGATGGAAAG CTTGCAGATGTATGGTCCTGTGGGGTGACTCTTTATGTCATGCTTGTTGGAGCCTACCCATTTGAAGACCCAGATGACCCCAAGAATATACGTAAGACCATTCAG AAAATAATGTCCGTGAGTTATACTATACCAGATCATGTCCACATATCCATGGAATGCAAACAGCTTATGTCCCGTATCTTTCATCAAAGTCCAGCGAGG AGGATCACAATGAGGGAGATAAAGAGCCATCCATGGTTCTTGAAGAACCTGCCAAGGGAGCTCACGGAGACGGCGCAAGCTATGTACTACAGGAGGGATAACGGCGTTCCTTCTTTCTCGGAGCAGACTTCAGAAGAAATCATGAAGATTGTCCAAGAGGCAAGGACTATGCCAAAGTCATCCAGGCCAAGCTATGGCTGGGGTGACGAGTGTTCAGATGACGAGGAAGACAAGCAAGAGGAAGACAGgccagaagagaaggaggaggaagaggaggatgaatatGATAAGAGAGTCAAGGAGGTTCACGCAAGTGGGGAGCTCTGCATGAGCTCGCTACGCATATGA